A genomic window from Lotus japonicus ecotype B-129 chromosome 1, LjGifu_v1.2 includes:
- the LOC130728678 gene encoding uncharacterized protein LOC130728678, translated as MEVLRRIHVDTLKFQPWGSGVVDQVPVAVQGGDYVMLDTDGSWSQGLNGMGGDGVICDSLGRWVFGFTMAAGAGNAFKSEIAAVHKRLLQVWDLGFRQVRCYVDCSELQQVLTDDRYVHNYWHGEEITQVRYVLARNWNVTVAHVTRDRNVTVAHASEDWKAWRFPPSTMLKWRSRS; from the exons ATGGAAGTTTTACGGAGGATTCACGTTGATACTTTGAAGTTTCAGCCGTGGGGAAGTGGAGTGGTTGATCAAGTGCCGGTGGCGGTACAGGGAGGCGATTACGTGATGTTAGATACTGACGGAAGCTGGAGCCAAGGACTCAATGGAATGGGGGGTGATGGAGTGATCTGTGACAGTTTGGGTAGGTGGGTGTTTGGATTTACCATGGCAGCAGGTGCAGGTAATGCATTTAAATCTGAAATTGCAGCAGTTCATAAGAGGCTTTTACAGGTGTGGGACTTGGGGTTTCGCCAAGTCCGGTGCTATGTGGATTGCTCTGAACTGCAGCAAGTTCTAACAGATGACAGATATGTCCATAACTATTGGCATGGGGAGGAGATCACTCAAGTTCGTTATGTTTTGGCTAGGAATTGGAACGTGACTGTTGCTCATGTTACTCGTGATCGGAACGTGACTGTTGCTCATGCGAGTGAGGATTGGAAAGCTTGGAGGTTCCCACCTTCAACTATg TTAAAATGGCGCAGCAGATCATGA
- the LOC130728673 gene encoding ATP-dependent zinc metalloprotease FTSH 5, mitochondrial-like, translating into MAWKRLMTITRLQSEFGMVKNLLARSYLSINKFDCFTGNKRLFYSHERFQSSYVGIKSNEEVQPNVEYSSTKFSDIIGIDEAKAKLKEIVHYLRDPKFFTHLGGKFPKGFFLVGPPSTGKTMLARAVAGEVGVPFFSCSGSEFKDKFAGARRMSDLFAAAKKQSPCIIFIDAIDAIGAGQNQLLVEIDGVKENDGIIVIAATNVPESIDEALLRPGRFDRYAIVSKPDVEARRQILESHMSKFLKADDVDLMIIAKKTNGFSGADLAKDGAKVVTMNNLEFARWDEIMKDERSEHHGNQSDGYGPSISRHTRSSVLTSYAYGYEPSIGRHTRHTSPSVHTSYTYGYKPEISSYTGVTSPSVLLTGYMYD; encoded by the coding sequence ATGGCTTGGAAGCGTTTGATGACTATTACAAGGCTTCAATCAGAATTTGGAATGGTCAAGAACTTGTTGGCTAGAAGCTATTTGTCCATTAATAAGTTTGATTGCTTTACAGGGAATAAAAGGCTTTTCTACTCCCATGAGAGATTCCAATCAAGCTATGTTGGTATAAAATCGAATGAAGAAGTGCAGCCCAATGTGGAGTACTCAAGTACTAAATTTAGTGATATAATTGGTATTGATGAGGCAAAGGCAAAACTAAAAGAAATTGTTCACTACCTCCGAGATCCTAAGTTCTTCACTCATCTTGGTGGGAAGTTCCCAAAGGGTTTTTTCCTTGTTGGCCCGCCGAGCACGGGTAAAACGATGTTGGCAAGAGCTGTTGCTGGCGAGGTTGGGGTTCCTTTCTTCTCATGTAGTGGAAGTGAATTTAAAGATAAGTTCGCTGGCGCAAGAAGGATGAGTGATCTTTTTGCTGCTGCGAAAAAGCAGTCACCTTGTATAATCTTCATTGATGCTATTGATGCTATTGGAGCAGGTCAAAATCAGTTGCTTGTTGAGATTGATGGAGTCAAGGAAAATGATGGGATAATTGTGATTGCAGCTACTAATGTTCCAGAGTCAATAGATGAGGCTTTGCTGAGGCCTGGACGATTTGATCGCTATGCCATTGTTTCCAAACCTGATGTAGAAGCAAGGCGACAGATTTTGGAATCTCACATGTCAAAGTTTCTCAAGGCTGATGATGTCGATTTAATGATCATTGCTAAAAAAACAAATGGGTTCTCTGGTGCTGACCTTGCAAAGGATGGTGCCAAAGTTGTGACCATGAACAATTTAGAGTTTGCGAGGTGGGACGAGATTATGAAGGACGAGAGAAGTGAACACCATGGCAACCAATCAGATGGTTACGGCCCGAGTATCAGTAGACATACCCGCTCATCTGTGCTTACCAGTTATGCGTATGGCTACGAGCCGAGTATCGGTAGACATACTAGACATACCAGCCCATCGGTGCATACCAGTTATACATATGGTTACAAGCCGGAAATTAGTAGCTATACCGGTGTCACCAGTCCATCGGTGCTGCTTACTGGTTATATGTATGACTAG